A genomic stretch from Halichoerus grypus chromosome 5, mHalGry1.hap1.1, whole genome shotgun sequence includes:
- the LOC118527393 gene encoding large ribosomal subunit protein eL39-like — protein sequence MAVDVLRKSHKTFGIKGFLAKKQKQNHPIPQWIRMKTGNKIRYNSKRRHWRRTKLGL from the exons atggcGGTGGATGTTTTAAGAAAA TCTCACAAGACTTTCGGAATCAAGGGATTCctggccaagaaacaaaagcagaatcatcCCATTCCCCAGTGGATTCGGATGAAAACTGGTAATAAAATCAGGTACAACTCCAAGAGGAGGCACTGGAGAAGAACCAAGCTGGGTCTGTAA